AGCTCCGGCTGGTGCTGGCGGCGGCATGGGCGACTTCGACTACTAAGTCTCCCAGTTTTAAGACAGGCGGAGGGTTCTCCTCCGCTTGCGATCGCTCCTCAGGGTTTGCTCTGGGGAGCTTCTTGTTGGTTACAGCAGCGATCGCAACAGATCGGCGACCTGTTCAGCACTGTCTGCAACGTGGAGTTTGCCAGCGGCAGCTGCCATCTTCGGCAAGGGATTGGCGATCGCAGCCCCCAAGCGAGCCTGCAAAAGATCCAAGACCTGCTGCTGAAGCTGCTCCACCGTCAGGTCTGACTGAGGCACCAAGATTGCTGCTCCGGCCTCCGCAAAAATTCGGGCATTGAAGGTTTGGTGATCTTCGGCTGCAAATGGATAGGGAATCAGCAAGCTGGGCAGTCCGGCGGCGGCTAGCTCCGCCAAGCTGCCAGCACCGGCACGACTGATCGAAAAATCCGCTCGATTCAGGAGCGGCGCGACGTTATCGACAAACGGTAGTTCGATGTATTGCGGATGTTGCAGCTGACCGCGATCGGGGTCTTGTTGGCCGGTTAGATGCACAACCCACAGACCTGCTGTAAACCAAGCGGGAGCGGCTGCACGAACAAGACGATTAACTGCCACCGCGCCTTGGCTACCGCCCATCACCAGCACCACGGGCACATCATCCGGAATCGGTAGGCCATGCTGACTAGGCTGATAAAACTGCGATCGCAGGGGCGTTCCCACGACTTGCAGCGGTCGCCCCGGCAGATATTTCCCTGCTTCCGCAAAGCCAAGGGCAACGCGTCGGCAAAAACGGCTGAGTAGACGGGTTGTCTTCCCGGGCAGCGCATTGGACTCATGCAGGACCACGGGAATTCCCAAACTCCAAGCTGCGGCGATCGCAGGCCCCGCGATGTAGCCACCCGTCGTAAAGACGGCTTCGATCTGTTGTTGCTTCAGCAGTCGTCGTACTTGAAAAATCGCGCCAATTAAGCGCAACGCTGTTACAGGTCGCTGAATCCACGAGCCCTGAAAGCCACCAACGCGGATCGTATGCAGCGGATAGCGATCGCCGACCAACTGCGTCTCCAAGCGATCAGGTACCCCCAACCAATCAATCTTGGCTTCAGGTAAGGCTTCTGCCACGGCCAAAGCTGGAAAGACATGGCCACCAGTACCACTGGCAGCAAAGAGCAGGCGCGGTTCAGCAACAGACACAAGCCACCCTGACGTCAGAGAATCAGCGACTAGAATACCGTCAGGCCAACTGCCCTCCTTGCGACTAGGGTTCCTATGCTGCGATCTATTCGTCCGTTCTCGTTGGCACTCTTCGCAACACTCTTGCTTGGAGCAACACTCACTCCTGGTCGTGCCCAAACCCCAGCCGCAGCCAATACGGTGTTTCAAAGCTTGGCCGCAGCGGCAACTCGCCAAGATGCGAAGGCGATCGCCAACCTCTATTCCCCCAGTTTTCAGCCGCCCGACGGTCTCGATCGCATTGGCTACGACTCCGCGATGCAGCGCTTTTGGAAGCAATTTCCGGGCGCTCGCTACACCGTTCAAGTCCTCAATAGCCAGCCCAGCGGTTCTGGCTTGCAAGTCGAAACCCTAACCAAGATTGAGGGTCAACGGAAGCAAGGCGATCGCACCTTCAATTTGGCCTCGGAGATCAAGAGTCGTTGGCTGCTACAGGACGGTCGCCTGCAGCGCGAGGAAATTTTGAGCGAGCGCAGTCGCCTCAGCAGTGGTAGCAATCCGCCAGAGCTGACGGTGAACGCGCCAGCCACGGTACTGACTGGCGAAAACTTTTCCTTTGATGCCTACGTCGATGCACCTCTCAATGACGACCTACTCGTCGGTGGCGTCACTGAAGACCCAATTGAACTGCAACGGCTGCTTAATCCAACAGACTTTCGGCTCCAAGCCCTAACAGCAGGCGGTGTCTACAAGCAAGCACGGGCGCCCCAGCGTCCCGGCAACTTTTGGATTTCGGCGTTGGTCATCCGTCGGGATGGTCTCACCGTCGTCAGCGAACGCCTGCGAGTAGTTGATCGCACCCGTCCCAATCGCTAGCGGATGAAATGTGTAGAGGGGTTTGACAAAAGCTGTCACTTCAACTACATTAATAAATCGACGCGGGTTTGTAGCTCAGTGGATTAGAGCATTTGACTACGGATCAAAGGGTCGGGGGTTCGAATCCCTCCAAACCCGTCGCGCAAGAGCCTGTCTGAGCAATGTCTCAGGCAGGCTTTTGTTTCAGGCAGCTGCTGGCTACCGAGATGCCGCCGGAGCGATCGCCGGATGTGAGATCATAAGGCTGTCTTTGCAGCCGTGGCTGACTTGAGGCTCTGCCCACGTTTTGTCCTTGGCAGACTGCCCAACGCCTGCGAAGTTTTCTGCGACTTGAGAGCCGACGCTTGAATTCTTCTGCGCCTTTGCCGGAAACGGCTTTTTTGCGCCCGGATGGGAGTAACCGCGAAGCGATCGCGGCTGTGGCTCAACAGGCGCTTACCCAACTTTTGAATCACGGTAGCCAAGCGGCTCAGCGATCGCCCCTCCCCACTTGGCAGGGCCTTGAGCAGAATGTGGGAATTTCAGCGCAGTCTGTACCTCTGCCAGACTTGCTCAGCCAGCTAGAACCGCTGTTGGCTCAGGCTATGAATCCGGCTAACCCCGGCTACTTGGGGCATATGGATCCGGCAGCCAGCACTGCGTCAGTCATTGGCGACGCGATCGCGGCCTTACTCAACAACAATCTGCTCAGCGTCGAGATGTCGCCGAGTCTCTCGCGCTTAGAAACAACAGTTCTGCGGGAGTTGGCCCAACGCTTTGGCTTGGGGGATAAGGCTGGAGGATTGCTGCTGAGTGGCGGTAGCCTTGCCAATTTACAGGCGATCGCCTTAGCACGGAACTGGGCCTTGCAAGTGCAAGAAACAGGGCTAGCTGGTTTGGCTCAAAAGCCAGTGCTGTTTGCGTCCGAAGCCGCTCATACCTCGCTACAAAAGGCGGCAATGTTGCTGGGTTTGGGGAGCCAAGCCGTCATCCCAATCCCCACCGATCGCCGCGGTCGGATGCAGGTTGCAGCCCTAACAGAAGCGATCGCCTCTGCCCGCCGTCAAAGTCAGCGTCCTTTCTGCTTGGTTGCCACAGCTGGAACAACAGTGACGGGCAGCATTGATCCGTTACCGGAACTAGGCGCGATCGCCCGCGCTGAAGGGCTTTGGTTCCACGTTGATGCCTCCTATGGCGGAGCTGTGATCTTTTCGCCGCGATATCGCCAAAAGCTGCAGGGGATTGAGCAAGCCGATTCCGTCACTTTCAACCCGCAGAAGTGGCTCTGTGTCGCGAAAACCAGTGCTTCACTTCTGTTGCGCGACTGGTCAGTCTTAACGGAGCATTTCCGCATCGCGGCACCCTACATGGGCGAAGCGGACGACTTGATCAACCTTGGTGAAGTTTCTGTCCAAGGCACTCGACCAGCAGACATTCTCAAGCTCTGGCTGACGCTTCAACATTTTGGCGATCGCGGCTGTGAAGCCTTGGTTGACCACGGGATGCGGCTGGGTCGCAGCTTCGTCGCTGAATTACGCCAGCGTCCTCAGATTCAAGTGGCAACCCCACCGGATCTGAACATCCTCTGCTTCCGATTGGAGAGCGATCGTCTCACGGCTGAACTCCAGAAATCCCTATTGGATCAGCACTTCTTCTTATCACTACCTCGCTTCCGCGATCGCCTGTGGCTGAAGGCGGTGCTGGTCAATCCCTTCACGACCCATGAGCATGTGCGACAACTATTTGGCGTGATTGACGCCTTTTGCCGCGATCGCCAGATCCAGCCCGAGCCCCAAAGTCAAGATAACGGGATCACTTACTCACAGTCGTTATGAGTATGATATAAATGTTTACAGGGAACTCAATCGAACGAGTACCCATTGATATTTACCCGGAGCCGTGAGACTCATGACCGAAGGAGCCCTGCGCGTCGGCCAATTGGCCCCCGATTTTGAAGCGACTGCAGTCGTTGATCAGGAATTCCAAACGATCAAGCTGTCCAATTACCGGGGCAAATACGTCGTTCTGTTCTTCTATCCCCTCGACTTCACCTTTGTTTGCCCGACCGAAATCACTGCCTTTAGCGATCGCTACGCAGAATTTTCGGCCCTGAACACCGAAATCTTGGGTGTGTCGGTCGATAGCCAATTCAGCCACTTGGCTTGGATTCAAACCAGCCGTAAAGAAGGTGGTCTGGGCGACTTGGCTTACCCACTGGTTGCTGATCTCAAGAAAGAAATCAGCACCGCTTACAACGTGCTTGATCCTGCTGAAGGCATTGCTCTGCGCGGCCTGTTCATCATCGACAAAGACGGTGTTGTCCAGCACGCCACCATCAACAACTTGGGATTTGGTCGCAGCGTGGATGAAACCCTGCGCGTGCTGCAAGCAATCCAGTACGTTCAAAGCCACCCCGATGAAGTTTGCCCGGCTAACTGGCAGCCTGGCGCCGCGACGATGAACCCCGACCCTGTCAAGTCGAAAGAGTTCTTCGCTGCTGTCTAATTGGCACGGTTCCTCTTCACAACTTCAATCGATTGATTAAGGCAAGCATTTGGAGCTCCAGTCATTGGGGCTCCTTTTTTTGATGAAAAAAACCTGCATCACTTAATCAACGCCGCGGAGTCCTGCTCGGCCAGCATGCTAAAAGTGAAGAATTGTAAAGCTGCTGTTTGCATGAGCCCAGAGTCCAGCGACGGACATGATCTGCGGCGATCGTTTCGGGATCGCGAGGAGCTGATCGACTACCTGCGTCAGCAATTCCCCGAGGCTGCGGCCGTCGCCCCCCAGGTCAGCACCATGCGGGGCGGCTATCAGGCCGCGATCGCTCAGCTCGACGCGATCAATCCACTGCGCTATGGCAAAACTCGCAACTTTTTAGATGGAGCAGTGACGCGCCTGTCACCTTACATCCGCCACGGTGTCCTCAGCCTGGCAATAGTGCGCGATCGCGTCCTCAGTCAAATTCGCCAGCGCAGTGATGGCGAGAAACTGATTACCGAACTGGCTTGGCGCGACTACTGGCAGCGTCTCTACTGGGAATGGGGCGATCGCATTTGGCGCGATCGCGAACCCTACAAGACGGGATGGAATCTCGAACAGTACGGCGAGTCGCTGCCAACTGATCTGCAAGCTGCTGCGACAGGCTTAGCCTGCATGGATCGCTTCAGTCGCGAACTGCAAGCAACCGGCTACTTGCATAACCATGCCCGCATGTGGCTGGCGGCCTATCTGGTTCATTGGCGACGGATTCGCTGGCAGGCTGGTGCGCGCTGGTTTCTCCAGCATTTGCTCGATGGCGATCCGGCTAGCAACAACCTGTCCTGGCAATGGGTAGCCAGCACCTTTAGCACTAAGCCCTACTGGTTCAATCGCGAGAACTTACAACGATACAACGGCGATCGCGACTGTCAGGATTGCCCGAGTCGCGATCGCTGTCCTTTTGATGGCAGCTATGACGATCTTGCCGACCAACTCTTTCCTAATGCTGAATTCCGCGACCAACCCCGCCAAGGCGGACGTTGGCACCGCGATCGCTCCCACTCACGCCAGCGCTAAAGCATGAGCCAGCCCATTGTTTGGATCCATGGGGATGATCTCAGTCCCCAAAACCCTGCCCTTCTGCGCTATCCCCAAGCTCCAGCCTTGTGGGTCTGGGATGATCAGCTGCTCCAGGAGTGGCAGATCAGCTTGAAACGCATCGTCTTCATCTACGAGTGCCTGCTGGAGCTGCCGGTCACCATTCGGCGCGGTGATCCTGTCCAAGAACTCCAGCGCTTTGCCCAAACGCACGGGGCCGATCGCCTCGCCACAACCGATAGCCCCAGCCCGCGGTTCAACCAGATCGCCGATGCGATCGAAGCAGACTTGGATCTAGAAATCTGCGATGGCCCTGAGTTCGCTGCAATCGAGGGCTATGTCGATCTCAAACGCTTCTCCCGCTACTGGAAAACAGCTCAGCAGTGGGCGTTTGAACCAACGAGCAGGGACCACTAACCAGCGATCGCCAAGGTTATTGTCAGTTCCTACGAATCTACCTTGGACTTGTTAGGCGTCGCCCCGACAGAAGGCCGTGACTGGCGATCGGATAAGAGCGGCAAGCTCCGCCAGACTGGGTGTTGCTCAGTCCAACGATCGGCGATCGCATGGAGCAGCACGTAGAAGCAGGGAATGATCAGCAGCGTCAGCACCGTCGCCAGTGACAGTCCCGAAAAGACCACAATGCCCAAGGGCTGCAGGAACTCACTGCCCTGTCCCATGCCTAGTGCCAAAGGCAGCATCCCCAGCACCGTCGTCAAGGTCGTCATCAGCACTGGGCGCAACCGTTGGGGTGCGGCTTGCAGCATGGCTGAGCGGCGATCACAACCTTGCTCTTCCCGTAGTTGGTTGGCCAGTTCCACCAAGATGATTGCGTTGTTGACGACGATCCCGACCAGCAGCACCACCCCAACTACCACGGTCGCCCCGATCGCAGTGTTCGTGAAATACAGTCCCAGAATCCCGCCAGCTAAGGCCAAGGGCAATGTGAACATAATCACCAGCGGGTCAATCAGGGAGTTGTACTGCACCGCCATGACCACATAGACCAAGAAGGCCGCCAACGCTCCCAGAATCGGTAGACTCGCCTGCAACTGGCGGTTGCTCTCGGCGGCACTACTGGGTAACAGACTGACATTCGCGGGCAGATCCACTGTGGCAATCAAGCGTTCTGCTTCGGCAAGGGCAGCACTCAGGCTAGCGCCTTGGCTAAGGTTGCCGGCAATTTGGAAGACCTGCCGCTGATTAATCCGCTGAATTTCCGCGGGCGCTGTTCCCGTTTCCACGCGGGCAATATCATTCAGGCGAATCAAGGAGCCCGTATTGCCAAATAGCGGTAGTTGCAGCAACTGAGCTGGCGTATTGAGTGCCGTGTCAGCCACTTCCACCCGCACATCCACTAGGCGATCGCCTCGCTGTAGGCGTGTGGGAATTGACCCCTCGATCGCCGTCTGAATCGTGCTGCCGACGCGACTGGGATTAAGCCCCAAGGCTGCGGCTCGTTCGCGATCGAGCTGGATGCGCAATTCTGGCTCGCGGCGATCGCTATCCGGACGATAGCGGGCCAGTTGCGATTGCCCCAGAGCCTGCATGACTTGTTCCCCTGCGATCGCCAGCTGCTCGCGGTCATCACTCTGGAGAATGATGTCAATATCAGCCCCACGCAGGGGTGAGTTGTTAGTGATCAGACCCCGTACCGCGCCGGGCGTGACGCGCACCAGCGTATCAACCAGATTGAGTTGATTGAAAGCGGGGGTCAGCCGTTCCACAAAGCGATCGACATCGCTTCCCGGCTTCAAAGTGATCGTGCTGGAACTACGCAGGACATTGGTTGTGGTGTTGGCACCAAATAGCGACCCACCAATGGTGGTGAAGGCATAGTCCGTTTCTGGTTGTTCGAGGAGCAACTCTTCGATCGCTGTCATCACCCGCTGGTTATCCGCGAGCGGCGTTCCGGGTGGAAATTGCACAAACAGTTGCGCTTGGCCTGTATTGATTCGCGGCAAAATCTCCTGCGAGAGCTGCCCCAGCAACGAAGCACCACTCAGCCCCAAGATCAGAAAGGCGATCGCGATCGTACGCAGTGGTCGGGCGATCACCCGCCGGAGGAACTGACCATAGGCTGTTTGGAGCCGCGCAAACTGATGCTGAAAGGCCAACAACGGCGGCCAGCGATCGAGACCGCTGGTTTCCTTACGCGCCAAGAGGCGTGAGGCCAGCGCTGGCACCACGGTCAGCGCCACCAGAATCGAAGCAGCAACCGCAAAACTGATCGTCAGAATTAGTTCACTGAAGAGCAAAGAGATGAAGCCGCCCAGCATCAAAAAGGGCAGCACCGCCACCAAGTTGGTTGTCGTCGAGGCAATCAGCGCCGATTCCACCTTCTGGCTACTCTCGATCGCCCGCTTAATCACTTGACGTGGTGAAAGCAGGCTGCGGCTATCTCGCCCTGGCGTGATCCCAACGCCGTCTGCGATCGTTTCCAGCATCACGATCGAGTTATCGACGACGATGCCGACCCCCAGCGCTAACCCACCCAAGCTAAAGATGTTGAGCGAAAAGCCCGCCAAGCGCATCATCACGATCGCCGCCAGAGTTGCCAGCGGGATCGAGATCACGATGATCAGGGTTTGTCGCCACGATCCGAGGAACAGCAAGACTGCGAGGGCTGCAAGGACTGCACCCGCTAACCCAGAGCTGGTGACGTTGCCGATCGCGTTTTGAATAAAAATCGACTCGTCCAGCGTCGGTAACACCTGAATGCCTTGACCGAGGACTTGATTGGATTGGAGCTGACTCAAGCGCTGCTTAACTGCATCCACCACCGCGATCGTGTTGGCATCCGGCTGCTTCTGAACGCTCACTTTGACGGCTGGCTCGCCATTCAAGCTGACGAAAATACGCTGTTCGGCACTGCCATCAACCACCCGCGCAAAATCACGCAGCAGCAGCTGTTGAGACGGATCGGCTTCGCTGCCAGCCCGTTCAAAAGTCAGATCCAGAATGTCTTGCGCATTTTGAAAGCGCCCCGTCGTCCGAGTCAGAGGCTCCGCGCTGCCCAGCAGTCGCCCACCCGAAACATCTTGGTTACTCTCTTGCAGTTCATTGAGGACGTTATCAAGACCCAACCCTAAGGCTTGCAGGCGATCGGGATCGATCAAGACCCGCACTTCCTCTTCGAGACCGCCGGTAACATCAACCGCCGCCACCCCGGGCACTAAGGTTAGCTCGCGCGCGAGTTCTTCTTCAGCGAGGAGGCGTAACTCTTGCGGCGATCGCTCGGTGGAAGAGAGCGCAAATTCATAAACCGGCAACTGGGACGGATCGAACTTGAACAGTCGCGCATCTTCAATGCCTTCAGGCAGGCGCGATCGCGCTCGGTTAAAAGTAGCCGTCGCGTCGTTGAGGGCTTGGTCAATATTGCCACCCGGCTCAAAGAAGAGGTCAATGCTGACATCCCCTTCCCTCGTGCGCGAAAAGATTTGCACCACGCCTTCAGTAGCCGAGAGGGATTCTTCTAAGGGCTTGGTGACCTCCTCGACAGCAATTTCCGGTGCGAGACCCGGTGCACTGAGACGCACCCCAACGCGGGGATAGGTGATTGAAGGCAGCAGATCTACCTGCAGCCGGCTGACCAAGAAGAGCGCCACGACAATGGTGGCCACGGTCAGCATCAAGGTGCCAATGTGGCGACGAATCGAGAGGCCGCTGAGGCTGAGCTTTGGAGGGGGAGTTTGGCTCATCCGTCGAGGTCTCCGGGATTGGACAGAATGCTGAGACGCACTGGCTGGCCCGCTTTGAGCGGATTGGCGCTGCGGACAACGATTGTTTCACCCGCTTGTAAGCCGCTTTGAATCACGATGCGGCCATCCGCACGAGCCCCCAACTGCACCGATCGCGCTTCCGTAGTCGTGCGATCGCCTTGCTTCTTGAGGACAAAGACCGTGCCGCGATCGCCCGTCGGTGAAGCCTCACCAGTCGAAAGAGCCGTTTCTGGCACCACGATTGGGTCGGGAGCGGTCGTTGCGAGGGATACCCGTGCCAGCAGGCCGCTACCGATCCGGCCGTTGGGATTGGGCATGGTGATTTCCACCGGAATCAGGCGCGATCGCGGATCGGCGACAGGCGCAATTCGGCTGATTTGCCCCGTGAAAGTCTGTTTCGGGAAGGCATCCAGCCGCACTTGCACTGGCTGCCCAGCTCGCAGGTTTGCCAGCTCTAGCTCCGAGACCCGCACCACCACTTTGATGCGGCTAAAGTCGCCGATGGTGAGAATTTCATCACCCGCCCGAGCCAAGTTTCCCGTTTCTGTGCTGCGTTCCAGCACCAAACCCGTCACCGGTGCGATCAGCTGTGTGAAGTTGCGACGGGCTTGCTCTTGGCTGGCGATCGCCTGTTGCGCGACCACGCGCCGCTCTGCGGCTGCCACGGCTTGCTGGCGAGTTTGCACCTGCTGTTGCGCGGTACGGACAGCTTGTTCAGCAGTTAGGACTGCAGTCTGGGCAGTCTCTGCTTCCTGAGCCGAAATCGCACCTGCCTGAAAGAGCCGCGTCAGGCGGGCTGCATCCGAGCGGGCCTGCTGGAGCTGGAGTCGAGCTTGTTCAACCGCTGCGTTCGCAGCGATCACTTCTGCTCGCTGACTTGCAACTTCTGATTGACGAGCCGCTACCTCTGCTGCCGCTGCGACCACCGCCGTACTCTGCAAGCGATCATCAAGGCGAGCCAGCAACTGTCCCGCTTGAACAGCATCTCCCACATCCACCGACAGACCGATTACCTGTCCTTCCACCTGCGCGCGCAGCGACACAGACTGAAAAGGCTCCGTCGTCCCGGTGTAGCGTGTCGCCTCCTGCAAGGGCTGCCGTTCCACCACCACCGCATCCACTGCTGTCACAGGCGATCGCAGTTGATCCCGACTGGTTTGTGCAGATCCCGGCGGCAGTAGCCGACAGCCTGACGTAGTGAGGGCCACCAGCAAGCAGGCCAGCCCAAGACGAGAACGGGAGTGAGCAAAAACGGTCATGAGGACAGGGTGAGAAGGATGGGAGACACAGACTTGCAAAATCTCTTTACAGTCTGCATGAGACAAGCAGATGTCGGAGCAAAGCAAGTGCGCTAGCACACATCACTCAGTGCACTCGTCCACCTTGCGATCGCAGACTTCTACAAGAGTGACGATGATTCCAATGCGTCTGACGCCAAAAAATTGAAAATGTTTCAGCAGTTTAAACATCACTACTGATAGCAATCGCTGACTTCACCCAAGTCTCTCAAGCATAATGACTACAGATGAATTCACTATTAAATTAACGATAGCGATAGGAATAAAGGTAAAAATCAGCGATTTTTGACTGAGAATCTTGCAAACCAATTATTTTTATAGCTATCAACGCAAAGATACAAAAACTCTAAAGGCGGACTGTATGAGAGAAGCTGAAAACTAAAATCATGCGATCAGATCACTTAACCGAGCTGGATTTTTGCACACAGTCCTGAACTTATGGCCATGTTCTATCGCAGACAGGGCTGACTTTGGAGGGAATGCTTCCGTTTTTGTCCTCACTGAGTCGCTGTCCGCAAGAGCCCTTAATCACACTTGCGGCCATCCCAAGTGCCGCTGTTGATGCCGCCGCTGTGTATGACCTCAACACAACGACGACCAGGGAGCTGAGCATGTTCTAGGATCAACACCCGTCGTCCTTGAGGCGCATTCTGCAGATCCACATTGCCGCTGATCTGAAAAATCGCCACGTTGTCGCCAACCAAAGTGCTATCGGGATCGATCCGCAGTGCGGAGGAGATAGTGGCAAAGTTCAAGGAACCGCCTGCCCAGCAATCGCTAGGCTGAATGGTGACTACTGATCCCGTCAGGGAAAAGCGGCAATCGCGATCGCGCAGTTGAGCACTTTGTCGAAGTATCCGCAGTATTTGCTCAGTGGTTGAAATGGCTTGATCCATCTGAGCCTGTTGCTGAATTCGCAGCACCGTAGGGAGCATCAGAGCCGCCGCCCCAATCATCGCGATCGCCCAGCTAATTGCTTGACGAGGACTCAGCATGGAGGGCTGCCGACGGTTA
The sequence above is a segment of the Synechococcus elongatus PCC 11801 genome. Coding sequences within it:
- the murG gene encoding undecaprenyldiphospho-muramoylpentapeptide beta-N-acetylglucosaminyltransferase, whose protein sequence is MSVAEPRLLFAASGTGGHVFPALAVAEALPEAKIDWLGVPDRLETQLVGDRYPLHTIRVGGFQGSWIQRPVTALRLIGAIFQVRRLLKQQQIEAVFTTGGYIAGPAIAAAWSLGIPVVLHESNALPGKTTRLLSRFCRRVALGFAEAGKYLPGRPLQVVGTPLRSQFYQPSQHGLPIPDDVPVVLVMGGSQGAVAVNRLVRAAAPAWFTAGLWVVHLTGQQDPDRGQLQHPQYIELPFVDNVAPLLNRADFSISRAGAGSLAELAAAGLPSLLIPYPFAAEDHQTFNARIFAEAGAAILVPQSDLTVEQLQQQVLDLLQARLGAAIANPLPKMAAAAGKLHVADSAEQVADLLRSLL
- a CDS encoding pyridoxal phosphate-dependent decarboxylase family protein, translating into MNSSAPLPETAFLRPDGSNREAIAAVAQQALTQLLNHGSQAAQRSPLPTWQGLEQNVGISAQSVPLPDLLSQLEPLLAQAMNPANPGYLGHMDPAASTASVIGDAIAALLNNNLLSVEMSPSLSRLETTVLRELAQRFGLGDKAGGLLLSGGSLANLQAIALARNWALQVQETGLAGLAQKPVLFASEAAHTSLQKAAMLLGLGSQAVIPIPTDRRGRMQVAALTEAIASARRQSQRPFCLVATAGTTVTGSIDPLPELGAIARAEGLWFHVDASYGGAVIFSPRYRQKLQGIEQADSVTFNPQKWLCVAKTSASLLLRDWSVLTEHFRIAAPYMGEADDLINLGEVSVQGTRPADILKLWLTLQHFGDRGCEALVDHGMRLGRSFVAELRQRPQIQVATPPDLNILCFRLESDRLTAELQKSLLDQHFFLSLPRFRDRLWLKAVLVNPFTTHEHVRQLFGVIDAFCRDRQIQPEPQSQDNGITYSQSL
- a CDS encoding efflux RND transporter periplasmic adaptor subunit, whose translation is MTVFAHSRSRLGLACLLVALTTSGCRLLPPGSAQTSRDQLRSPVTAVDAVVVERQPLQEATRYTGTTEPFQSVSLRAQVEGQVIGLSVDVGDAVQAGQLLARLDDRLQSTAVVAAAAEVAARQSEVASQRAEVIAANAAVEQARLQLQQARSDAARLTRLFQAGAISAQEAETAQTAVLTAEQAVRTAQQQVQTRQQAVAAAERRVVAQQAIASQEQARRNFTQLIAPVTGLVLERSTETGNLARAGDEILTIGDFSRIKVVVRVSELELANLRAGQPVQVRLDAFPKQTFTGQISRIAPVADPRSRLIPVEITMPNPNGRIGSGLLARVSLATTAPDPIVVPETALSTGEASPTGDRGTVFVLKKQGDRTTTEARSVQLGARADGRIVIQSGLQAGETIVVRSANPLKAGQPVRLSILSNPGDLDG
- a CDS encoding efflux RND transporter permease subunit — translated: MSQTPPPKLSLSGLSIRRHIGTLMLTVATIVVALFLVSRLQVDLLPSITYPRVGVRLSAPGLAPEIAVEEVTKPLEESLSATEGVVQIFSRTREGDVSIDLFFEPGGNIDQALNDATATFNRARSRLPEGIEDARLFKFDPSQLPVYEFALSSTERSPQELRLLAEEELARELTLVPGVAAVDVTGGLEEEVRVLIDPDRLQALGLGLDNVLNELQESNQDVSGGRLLGSAEPLTRTTGRFQNAQDILDLTFERAGSEADPSQQLLLRDFARVVDGSAEQRIFVSLNGEPAVKVSVQKQPDANTIAVVDAVKQRLSQLQSNQVLGQGIQVLPTLDESIFIQNAIGNVTSSGLAGAVLAALAVLLFLGSWRQTLIIVISIPLATLAAIVMMRLAGFSLNIFSLGGLALGVGIVVDNSIVMLETIADGVGITPGRDSRSLLSPRQVIKRAIESSQKVESALIASTTTNLVAVLPFLMLGGFISLLFSELILTISFAVAASILVALTVVPALASRLLARKETSGLDRWPPLLAFQHQFARLQTAYGQFLRRVIARPLRTIAIAFLILGLSGASLLGQLSQEILPRINTGQAQLFVQFPPGTPLADNQRVMTAIEELLLEQPETDYAFTTIGGSLFGANTTTNVLRSSSTITLKPGSDVDRFVERLTPAFNQLNLVDTLVRVTPGAVRGLITNNSPLRGADIDIILQSDDREQLAIAGEQVMQALGQSQLARYRPDSDRREPELRIQLDRERAAALGLNPSRVGSTIQTAIEGSIPTRLQRGDRLVDVRVEVADTALNTPAQLLQLPLFGNTGSLIRLNDIARVETGTAPAEIQRINQRQVFQIAGNLSQGASLSAALAEAERLIATVDLPANVSLLPSSAAESNRQLQASLPILGALAAFLVYVVMAVQYNSLIDPLVIMFTLPLALAGGILGLYFTNTAIGATVVVGVVLLVGIVVNNAIILVELANQLREEQGCDRRSAMLQAAPQRLRPVLMTTLTTVLGMLPLALGMGQGSEFLQPLGIVVFSGLSLATVLTLLIIPCFYVLLHAIADRWTEQHPVWRSLPLLSDRQSRPSVGATPNKSKVDS
- a CDS encoding peroxiredoxin, with amino-acid sequence MTEGALRVGQLAPDFEATAVVDQEFQTIKLSNYRGKYVVLFFYPLDFTFVCPTEITAFSDRYAEFSALNTEILGVSVDSQFSHLAWIQTSRKEGGLGDLAYPLVADLKKEISTAYNVLDPAEGIALRGLFIIDKDGVVQHATINNLGFGRSVDETLRVLQAIQYVQSHPDEVCPANWQPGAATMNPDPVKSKEFFAAV
- a CDS encoding FAD-binding domain-containing protein; its protein translation is MSPESSDGHDLRRSFRDREELIDYLRQQFPEAAAVAPQVSTMRGGYQAAIAQLDAINPLRYGKTRNFLDGAVTRLSPYIRHGVLSLAIVRDRVLSQIRQRSDGEKLITELAWRDYWQRLYWEWGDRIWRDREPYKTGWNLEQYGESLPTDLQAAATGLACMDRFSRELQATGYLHNHARMWLAAYLVHWRRIRWQAGARWFLQHLLDGDPASNNLSWQWVASTFSTKPYWFNRENLQRYNGDRDCQDCPSRDRCPFDGSYDDLADQLFPNAEFRDQPRQGGRWHRDRSHSRQR